A genomic segment from Glycine soja cultivar W05 chromosome 20, ASM419377v2, whole genome shotgun sequence encodes:
- the LOC114403283 gene encoding nitrate regulatory gene2 protein-like — protein MGASSSKMDDDDKALQLCRERKKFVKQALDGRCSFAASHVSYVQSLKSTGTALRKFLEPEAPIESSLDTSTNATPEQPLDKTLSQFSLSSSVSRRTDAAETFSPTPSPPSSSKFQAHHMKFSSSSSKKVEEKPPVPIIGTVTSSGTPHNVVPHPTDKSAFEVSPLPVETPPWDFFGLFHPIDHQFSFQEGKVMHQDMVGNADDISRLREEEGIPELEDDEKVSSHEREDSTDSEDEFDDEPATDTLVQRFENFNRVNDHIKPNDLSATDKHPKGDSASEVELGNGEKGNSPVVSPLKTASTEVSLLTVIDKSKEKENHREKVVPKDFFSSMKDIEFLFVKASESGKEVPKMLEANKSHFRPLFPAKENRLVAPSFLKACFSCGEDPSKLPEEPAQNSVKYLTWHRTMSSRSYSSANPPGANSKADVDDVTNNLFDNFCMISGSHASTLDRLYAWERKLYDEVKASDLIRKEYDMKCKFLRNLESKGEKTSRIDKMRAVVKDLHSRIRIAILRIDSISKRIEELRDKELTPQLEELIDGLSRMWEVMFECHKLQFQTMSTVYNNSHAGIAATHSELRRQITSYLESELHYLSSSFTKWIGAQKFYLEAINGWLHKCVSLKQKPGKKKRPQRPLLRMYGPPIYATCEIWLEKLGELPVQDVVDSMKSLAGEIAQFLPRQEKNQGKGANHSHLTTWSANNIRSESSDNLLRDGTLEDWDSGFDQFRASFLGFLAQLNNFAGSSIMMYTDLRQAIQIAKKNYHHRSNSQAQDGQWNSLSQDDNSMSQS, from the exons ATGGGGGCCTCAAGCTCCAAAATGGATGATGATGATAAGGCACTCCAGCTTTGCCGTGAAAGGAAGAAATTTGTTAAGCAAGCACTTGATGGGCGTTGCTCTTTTGCAGCTTCTCATGTTTCATATGTCCAGTCACTGAAAAGTACAGGAACagctttgagaaaattcttgGAACCTGAAGCCCCAATTGAATCTTCCTTAGACACTTCCACCAATGCCACACCAGAGCAGCCACTTGACAAAACCCTGTCCCAGTTCTCACTATCTTCATCTGTGTCCCGACGCACTGATGCAGCTGAAACATTTTCTCCAACTCCCTCTCCTCCTAGCTCTAGTAAGTTCCAAGCACATCATATGAAATTTAGCAGTAGTTCTTCTAAAAAGGTTGAAGAAAAACCACCTGTACCCATTATAGGAACCGTAACATCATCAGGTACTCCACATAATGTCGTTCCTCATCCCACTGATAAGTCAGCATTTGAAGTTTCTCCTCTTCCCGTTGAAACTCCACCATGGGATTTTTTTGGTCTCTTTCATCCCATTGAtcatcaattttcttttcaagaaGGGAAGGTCATGCACCAAGATATGGTGGGGAATGCTGATGATATATCacgacttagggaggaggaaggAATTCCTGAATTAGAAGATGATGAGAAGGTTTCTTCTCATGAAAGGGAAGACTCTACGGACTCTGAAGATGAATTTGATGATGAGCCTGCCACAGATACTCTAGTCCaaagatttgaaaattttaatagagTTAATGATCATATTAAACCCAATGACTTATCTGCCACAGATAAACATCCGAAGGGGGATTCTGCTTCTGAAGTTGAACTTGGGAATGGGGAGAAAGGGAACTCTCCTGTTGTATCACCATTAAAGACAGCTTCTACAGAAGTTTCGCTTCTAACTGTAATAGATAAATCGaaggagaaagaaaatcacAGGGAAAAAGTTGTTCCTAAGGATTTCTTTTCAAGCATGAAAGATATAGAATTCCTCTTTGTTAAAGCCTCTGAATCTGGTAAAGAGGTTCCAAAAATGCTTGAAGCAAATAAGTCACACTTTCGTCCTCTATTTCCGGCCAAAGAAA ATCGTTTGGTGGCACCCTCATTTTTGAAGGCATGTTTCTCATGTGGGGAAGACCCTAGTAAACTTCCTGAAG AACCTGCTCAAAACTCTGTTAAGTACTTAACTTGGCATAGGACAATGTCATCTCGATCCTATTCATCCGCAAACCCTCCGGGAGCAAACTCAAAAGCTGATGTAGATGATGTTACAAATAATCTCTTTGATAATTTCTGCATGATCTCTGGAAGTCATGCATCAACCTTGGATAGATTATATGCATGGGAAAGAAAGCTCTATGACGAAGTGAAG GCTAGTGATTTGATCAGAAAGGAATATGACATGAAGTGCAAATTCTTACGGAATCTGGAATCAAAAGGAGAAAAGACTTCTAGAATTGATAAAATGCGTGCTGTAGTCAAGGATCTGCATTCAAGAATTAGAATTGCAATTCTTAGGATAGACTCTATATCTAAGAGGATTGAGGAATTGCGGGACAAAGAGCTTACGCCTCAACTTGAGGAGTTGATTGACGG GTTAAGTCGGATGTGGGAAGTGATGTTTGAGTGCCACAAGCTGCAGTTTCAGACAATGTCAACTGTGTATAACAACAGCCATGCTGGAATTGCTGCCACACACTCTGAATTACGTAGGCAAATTACTTCCTATCTCGAAAGCGAGCTCCATTATCTATCCTCTAGTTTTACCAAGTGGATTGGAGCTCAGAAGTTCTATCTGGAGGCCATAAATGGATGGCTGCACAAATGTGTTTCTCTTAAACAAAAAccaggaaagaaaaagagaccCCAACGTCCACTCCTAAGAATGTATGGTCCTCCAATATATGCCACCTGTGAAATCTGGTTGGAAAAGCTTGGCGAATTACCCGTCCAGGATGTTGTGGATTCTATGAAGAGTTTAGCGGGTGAAATTGCCCAGTTCTTACCGCGTCAAGAGAAGAACCAGGGTAAAGGTGCAAATCACTCCCATTTAACAACTTGGAGTGCTAATAATATCCGTAGCGAATCGTCGGATAATCTATTGAGAGATGGGACATTAGAGGACTGGGATTCAGGTTTTGATCAATTTCGTGCAAGCTTTCTTGGATTTCTCGcccaattaaataattttgccGGGTCTTCGATCATGATGTACACAGATCTTAGACAAGCCATTCAGATTGCCAAGAAGAATTATCATCATAGATCTAATTCTCAGGCTCAAGATGGTCAGTGGAATTCTCTGTCTCAAGATGATAATTCCATGTCTCAATCTTGA